A single Bos mutus isolate GX-2022 chromosome 25, NWIPB_WYAK_1.1, whole genome shotgun sequence DNA region contains:
- the C25H16orf96 gene encoding uncharacterized protein C16orf96 homolog yields the protein MSFSLKFSELVNIAIPQCGVVNFKALHFLLHGILEHIHMAELEKDLSGDEDFLQASVSVTFPSREGDAQPTLSPLKRLGNIFDHLVSRVDMLESQLAALRDMPSTAQLVESSQGTRQPAQELWNLIRLRKKVEGNEEAVAKSIRTLQDLLTDIYALKVSVETLGKEVAMLKDVFEKISPQRIDAFSEELRGQNRKMSALQREVTSLQSKVTAIPKPEDLVLWSSLHEAMFIPGAAPQLLGDSELWQIAELASETAVAQTAEDRGGGRPSHFSEAIQHPRFLGTVWQYQAPGQLLEEEPAQTALLLGAEGPDQPQVPEPASGPGPVLGPRPAPGPGPSPGPGPAPGPGPLSGPGPVFGPRPAPGPGPAFGPGPAPEMEPALGLQPTPSGSWTVPPQGWPPPRGFPGTSPGPFWGFQPGLRPMGFPPARFRDFRAPPPATELGSAWPRSQQSMYYPGDMSKLSALSEKEEEYSSVEREGPRDRAPRAEVPPGGLPKGFRSAVQQMKPSAALMAAAAASYTSDVATSAARAAKATAKLIRDAPATKLATVATAAATAGPLGVLAEFLGAGPSRGAFSGAEVEDLLEVEDEDLLSPAYSSVFVSPDTALSQAMLAAKHATTPEDKKKAVRYSMSHIAQMPVRHDTLKEEFAQLSSNLQQRMTYLANMGASSKLGSTLDILQEKIGNLQKSRMKEEELERVWGHQIEMIKDHHIVLDRAVNRLQIRLDELKVVYAQLRNLEMYKADRNEMEQELKEKADKSSLAGKASRADLDTVAMQLNEMIQGMLFRVVANEDDWKKAVEQLDKEVRTKLVPSDLDDLKKDMDEVWKVVRKLLIEGFHFDPDNAAGFRRKLFERVKCISCNWPVEMMTSPQLITIRNTHLLPWLRPASANSYEYLQRQQMREQQQLQKLQNLGVPERSLDSLGPPQDWGDGPRNDTNLEFKPYGLSTVYPYGDPELLDYDSAEVDLLGVDGILYKGRMTSKDKRRPLTSAEKELAAVKVPHPPARSPHEGTRLSTLFGAISSALPPRVSMGSAASGPLPTMPARPPSLPPVLLLPPLTPSLQDPKLGPQPAPGAARHPRSLRLESRASLQSAKEPSNP from the exons ATGAGCTTCTCACTCAAGTTCTCGGAGCTGGTCAACATCGCCATCCCGCAGTGCGGGGTGGTGAACTTCAAGGCCCTGCACTTCCTGCTCCACGGCATCCTGGAGCACATCCACATGGCGGAGCTCGAGAAGGACCTCTCAGGGGATGAGGACTTCCTCCAGGCCTCTGTGTCAGTCACATTCCCGTCACGGGAAGGGGACGCCCAACCCACCCTCAGCCCCCTGAAGAGGCTCGGCAACATCTTCGACCACCTGGTGAGCCGCGTGGACATGCTGGAGAGCCAGCTGGCCGCGCTGAGGGACATGCCGTCTACCGCCCAGCTGGTGGAGAGCAGCCAGGGCACCAGGCAGCCCGCCCAGGAGCTGTGGAACCTGATCAGGCTCCGGAAGAAGGTGGAGGGCAACGAGGAGGCTGTGGCCAAG TCCATAAGAACCCTGCAGGATCTGCTCACAGACATTTATGCACTCAAGGTCTCCGTTGAAACCCTCGGGAAGGAGGTGGCCATGCTGAAAGACGTGTTTGAGAAG ATCAGTCCACAAAGAATAGACGCCTTCTCAGAAGAGTTGAGAGGGCAGAACCGGAAGATGAGTGCACTGCAGCGGGAAGTG ACTTCTCTCCAGAGCAAGGTGACTGCCATCCCCAAACCCGAGGACCTGGTGCTCTGGAGCAGTCTCCATGAGGCCATGTTCATCCCA GGAGCTGCTCCACAACTGCTGGGAGACTCCGAACTGTGGCAGATCGCGGAGCTCGCCTCGGAGACCGCCGTTGCCCAGACAGCCGAGGACCGCGGAGGAGGCCGTCCCAGCCACTTCTCAGAGGCCATCCAGCACCCCAGGTTCCTGGGGACCGTCTGGCAGTACCAGGCGCCAGGGCAGCTGCTGGAGGAGGAGCCTGCCCAAACAGCTTTGCTCCTTGGGGCCGAGGGGCCAGACCAGCCCCAGGTGCCAGAGCCTGCGTCTGGGCCTGGGCCTGTGTTGGGACCCAGGCCTGCACCTGGACCTGGGCCTTCACCTGGACCTGGGCCTGCGCCTGGACCTGGGCCTTTATCTGGACCTGGGCCTGTGTTCGGACCCAGGCCTgctcctgggcctgggcctgcGTTCGGACCCGGGCCTGCCCCTGAAATGGAACCTGCCCTGGGCCTTCAACCCACACCATCAGGATCCTGGACTGTACCACCACAAGGCTGGCCTCCTCCCAGAGGCTTTCCCGGGACCAGCCCTGGGCCTTTCTGGGGCTTCCAGCCTGGCCTACGCCCAATGGGCTTCCCGCCTGCCAGGTTCCGGGACTTcagggccccacccccagccacggAGCTGGGCTCAGCTTGGCCTCGTTCGCAGCAGTCCATGTACTACCCGGGAGACATGTCCAAGCTCTCTGCTCTctcagaaaaggaggaagaatacTCCTCCGTGGAAAGGGAAGGCCCTCGGGACAGAGCCCCGAGGGCTGAGGTCCCGCCAGGAGGCCTCCCTAAGGGATTCCGGTCTGCCGTTCAGCAGATGAAACCCAGCGCTGCCCTCATGGCCGCGGCCGCTGCCTCCTACACCTCTGATGTGGCCACATCAGCAGCCCGGGCGGCCAAGGCCACTGCCAAGCTGATCAGGGACGCCCCTGCCACCAAATTGGCCACTGTAGCAACAGCCGCGGCCACAGCCGGGCCCTTAGGGGTCCTTGCAGAATTTCTGGGAGCGGGGCCCTCGCGCGGGGCCTTCTCCGGGGCCGAGGTGGAGGACTTGCTGGAGGTGGAGGATGAGGACTTGCTCTCTCCTGCATACtcttctgtctttgtctctccCGACACGGCCCTGTCCCAGGCCATGCTAGCCGCTAAACATGCCACGACCCCCGAAGACAAGAAGAAGGCCGTCAGGTATTCCATGAGCCACATAGCCCAGATGCCTGTCAGACACGACACCCTGAAAGAAGAGTTTGCCCAGCTGTCATCTAACCTGCAGCAGCGTATGACTTATCTAG CTAACATGGGAGCCTCTTCCAAGCTTGGGTCAACATTGGACATCTTGCAGGAAAAGATTGGCAACCTCCAGAAATCCAGGATGAAG GAGGAGGAACTTGAGAGAGTTTGGGGCCACCAGATCGAGATGATAAAGGACCACCACATCGTGCTGGACAGGGCAGTGAACAGGCTCCAGATTCGCCTGGATGAGTTAAAG GTTGTCTATGCTCAACTAAGAAACCTAGAAATGTACAAGGCAGACCGAAATGAGATGGAGCAGGAGTTGAAAGAG AAGGCCGACAAGAGCTCCCTGGCAGGCAAGGCAAGCCGGGCTGACCTGGACACGGTGGCCATGCAGCTGAATGAAATGATTCAGGGCATGCTCTTCAGGGTGGTTGCCAATGAGGATGACTGGAAGAAGGCTGTGGAGCAGTTGGACAAAGAAGTACGTACCAAG CTGGTTCCCAGCGATTTGGATGATCTGAAGAAAGACATGGACGAAGTCTGGAAAGTTGTCAGGAAGCTGCTGATTGAAGGCTTCCATTTTGACCCCGACAATGCTGCCGGCTTTAGGAG GAAACTGTTTGAGCGGGTGAAATGCATCTCCTGCAACTGGCCCGTGGAGATGATGACCAGCCC GCAACTCATCACCATTCGCAACACCCACCTGCTGCCATGGCTGCGGCCGGCCAGCGCCAACAGCTACGAGTACCTGCAGCGCCAACAGATGAG GGAACAACAGCAGCTGCAGAAACTGCAGAACCTCGGAGTCCCTGAGAGGAGCCTAGACTCACTGGGCCCCCCGCAGGACTGGGGTGATGGCCCCAGAAACGACACCAACCTCGAGTTCAAGCCATACGGCTTGTCGACAGTCTACCCCTATGGGGACCCTGAGTTGTTGGACTATGACTCT GCTGAGGTGGACCTCCTGGGAGTGGACGGGATCCTGTACAAGGGCCGAATGACCAGCAAGGACAAGAGGCGGCCGCTGACCAGCGCGGAGAAGGAGCTGGCGG CTGTGAAGGTCCCACATCCCCCTGCCCGAAGCCCGCATGAGGGTACCCGCCTGAGCACCCTATTTGGTGCCATCTCCTCCG CCCTGCCCCCCCGCGTCAGCATGGGCTCAGCCGCCTCGGGCCCTCTGCCGACGATGCCCGCTCGGCCTCCGTCTCTCCCGCccgtgctgctgctgccaccactGACGCCATCTCTGCAGGACCCTAAGCTGGGCCCCCAGCCGGCCCCAGGGGCTGCCAGGCACCCACGGTCCCTGCGCCTCGAGTCCCGAGCCAGCCTGCAGTCCGCCAAGGAGCCCAGCAACCCGTGA